Proteins from one Xenorhabdus griffiniae genomic window:
- a CDS encoding HlyD family type I secretion periplasmic adaptor subunit: MSATLSLLQRYRSIWRQAWHQRKNMDTPPRLPHELQFLPTALELQETPVHPAPRIFIWSIMGFALLALLWACIGKIEVVAVAPGKVVPNGKTKLIQPSETAVVRAIHVNDGQAVKVGELLIELDPTAANADVSRIQSELLAARIDSARSTAMLDAINQQQPPTSLAGTITNANPEQMLSAQNWLQGQYQEYRSNLELVDAEIRQRSAEIQSAQAQVASLQKTLPIATRLAEDYQQLLAKQYVSRHAYLEKEQARLDLQRQLSVQQASVLQNTAAQEEARRRREAVVAQNRRAMLDLQQEANQKAAILNQELAKARHQENLTSLKAPVAGTVQQLAIHTVGGVVTPAQPLMVIVPANQPIEVEAMLENKDVGFVHIGQSVTVKVETFNFTKYGTVDGEVLSVSNDAIEDEKRGLIYSTRIRLKSDHLLVNGQRVALSPGMSITAEIKTDQRRVIDYFLSPLRQHIDESLRER; this comes from the coding sequence ATGAGCGCCACTCTTTCTTTATTGCAGCGCTATCGCAGCATATGGCGTCAGGCCTGGCACCAGCGCAAAAACATGGATACGCCGCCGCGTCTCCCTCATGAATTGCAGTTTTTACCGACGGCGTTGGAGTTGCAGGAGACACCGGTTCACCCTGCACCAAGAATTTTCATCTGGAGCATCATGGGCTTCGCTTTATTGGCATTGCTCTGGGCCTGCATCGGTAAAATCGAGGTGGTAGCGGTCGCGCCGGGCAAGGTCGTTCCCAATGGCAAAACCAAGCTGATTCAACCCAGCGAAACGGCGGTAGTCAGAGCGATCCATGTCAATGACGGTCAGGCGGTGAAAGTGGGCGAGTTGTTGATCGAACTCGACCCAACGGCAGCGAATGCCGATGTCAGCCGGATCCAGAGCGAATTACTGGCCGCCCGTATAGACAGTGCGCGCAGCACAGCCATGCTTGATGCGATCAATCAGCAACAGCCGCCAACGTCGCTGGCAGGAACGATTACCAACGCTAACCCAGAGCAAATGCTCAGTGCCCAGAATTGGCTTCAAGGACAATATCAGGAATACCGTAGCAATCTGGAGTTGGTCGATGCAGAGATCCGTCAACGCAGCGCCGAAATCCAGTCTGCCCAGGCTCAGGTGGCCAGCCTGCAAAAAACGCTGCCGATCGCTACACGATTGGCCGAGGACTACCAACAGTTATTGGCGAAACAGTATGTGTCGCGGCATGCGTATCTGGAAAAAGAGCAAGCCCGGCTGGATCTGCAACGTCAGTTAAGCGTGCAGCAAGCCAGTGTCTTACAGAACACCGCTGCCCAGGAGGAGGCGCGGCGCCGGCGTGAAGCGGTGGTTGCGCAAAATCGCCGCGCCATGCTCGACTTACAGCAGGAAGCCAACCAGAAAGCGGCGATCCTGAATCAGGAACTGGCAAAAGCCCGCCATCAGGAAAACCTGACCAGCCTCAAGGCACCGGTGGCCGGCACCGTTCAACAACTGGCTATCCATACCGTCGGTGGTGTGGTGACACCGGCTCAGCCGCTAATGGTCATCGTCCCCGCAAACCAACCGATAGAAGTGGAAGCCATGCTGGAAAACAAGGATGTGGGGTTCGTACATATTGGTCAATCGGTCACTGTTAAGGTGGAAACCTTTAATTTCACCAAGTATGGCACCGTTGACGGTGAAGTGCTGAGCGTGTCGAACGATGCCATTGAAGACGAAAAGCGGGGACTCATCTATAGCACCCGTATTCGTCTGAAGTCAGATCACTTGCTGGTCAATGGTCAGCGAGTCGCACTATCTCCGGGCATGTCGATAACAGCAGAAATAAAAACCGACCAGCGACGGGTGATCGATTACTTCCTGAGTCCGCTGCGGCAGCATATTGATGAAAGTTTGCGGGAGCGATAA
- a CDS encoding DUF5625 family protein has product MKVLPRHWGYLLIFLVCGWLILFFLGFTGLVRCNGFVSGLSGCHQYAEAIHKPIDVTKAGQSVTFDFEIPQEGGYQFALLFDKGNDYDEMLRRLRLFGSKFYGSIDDDGVITPVSLHLVKDEKIFFDEKINAGGNDGGLGFYYEEKSVNAAIRNIKSFSLPPGHYFAVITTLENVPAFDGIESFVLFTYYDPKI; this is encoded by the coding sequence ATGAAGGTATTACCTCGGCACTGGGGCTATCTCCTTATCTTTTTAGTTTGTGGCTGGTTAATCCTCTTTTTTTTAGGCTTTACCGGACTGGTGCGTTGTAACGGGTTCGTCTCGGGGTTAAGCGGTTGCCATCAGTATGCAGAAGCAATACACAAACCCATTGATGTCACCAAGGCCGGTCAGTCAGTGACTTTTGATTTTGAAATTCCTCAGGAGGGGGGGTATCAGTTTGCTTTGCTGTTTGATAAAGGGAATGACTATGACGAAATGTTAAGACGACTTCGATTATTTGGGAGTAAATTTTACGGAAGTATTGATGATGACGGCGTAATAACTCCAGTTTCACTCCATCTCGTTAAAGATGAAAAGATTTTTTTTGACGAGAAAATAAATGCAGGAGGAAATGATGGAGGGCTGGGTTTCTATTATGAAGAAAAATCTGTAAATGCGGCCATACGGAATATTAAGTCATTTTCATTACCCCCAGGACATTACTTTGCGGTTATTACTACTCTGGAAAATGTCCCTGCATTTGATGGCATTGAGAGTTTTGTACTGTTCACTTATTACGATCCGAAGATTTGA